From Triticum urartu cultivar G1812 chromosome 2, Tu2.1, whole genome shotgun sequence, a single genomic window includes:
- the LOC125536552 gene encoding protein TIME FOR COFFEE isoform X2, whose protein sequence is MERIREGRRAALAMSGGAPPPRRRLRSNGGGVSGGAGPRDSPRSERRRGDRLMLNGNGRDDGDDTSDDSLGDDDDDPDEELAASAPRFPSVQRRSPSTAPPPSPPQPGAAHHHSSSSSGGGGGGYNNHHHHGPQSMHRKGGSNPKGPIVWKAADEMIGVPVPRKARSASTKRSSHEWTGPGGGSGGGAAVDGSQIQRPSSRPISPASTSATAPARKKLKTLGGGGSSGGSGPVPKQRPSPASAPSAAPPQPPPAKISKSPSFIQEEIEVAEVLFGLTRQFPCPPKQENMNHKPEPKDAPEAKSGNSSPAPSSSVVRPADSASLTTIAPKRKRPRLAKYDNENRPASPAKPDTAEPPARPEVLPVARSDAKPSVSAVAESVASTAAAAATAGAQQEATREPEKREDHRGRDPELRASESDRRDPGPESSRAEPPAAAVKPDGEAAAPVGSEARNGEATTATKSELASDGARQEKFCIDLMAPPPGKLSPDRDGSSDPDADKKGLDSEMDVAGRGNSEKKDGERTRRGLEINLEDEKAQRIPAEELAPKKLTLQLDLEKPSQGDEKSPSERRQPPLPPPQQQQHKPSKSEVKHEKSPLPAASPPMPMTVGGWMGTFPPFSYIAPVPGLSAPGLHHPMDIKPGTSAGLQHPALPPLPVRPKRCATHCYIAQQIQYHQRITKMNSFWPTTAAAAAAAAATRSAPFFGPRGPFNMGVVPPAEAASLLANPMQGSYPVRAHAPLQETKASSMVPSPFQGSLSKDKAASSSASVAESNQRKQPPALEAQQSSPMPPNMMQAPTFIFPFNQHAAAVAAATAAANRMGDTKSSGTSSAMPSSATAHASAAHAGASAMNLSFANLQPGDAQFLAILQNGYPFQLAAAHAGGAPSYRGMAPPGPGVPYFNGHVYSPHMLNPSQQQGTQQQNHQKNSMPSLSGSSQKHQPQQSQGLLGYAPNANAAAAAAAAAAANSSQSYSSGNQRPVLLHGLAHRQDPDKTLQDGQSSDDKSSHHQKGGHEHNFAIPMHLPNFALMPSAGNQSEKKSNDHHQQPPTSRGQGVRIDLASSQPFVMPFGSIGAPGSAPNGLDFSSLAQNHPLFQSHQEAGRHGYPQLNFASAQSVQGAQHKPQHQNAAEAKSVAGDSSSTPSAGDNERKKSASAKYPSDSQQHSLSFSKPENKSFMHPFLGSSANEPSVRTLSLIGAESSNAFGLGSSKSSSASTAAATSAAAPSAPTMSQQQQQQQIQLQLHQHHQHQMQQQFQQQQQQQQQQLQQQQQQQQLQQQQQQQQLQQQQQQQQQQQQQQQHQQHMLQLQKQQQQQQLFQNHLNSRPRSAAPSNASGYSDRLSATNFQNLMYPSSASQGGVPGQSPQLKASSSMRVSAPPSAASVPAASSPSNLIMMKNSGLHQQAKALQALSTPNHQSQSMSSSKIGHSLTNLSTGGAGDLSRSSNAPVASGSPSNSVSKSTGGSPPASGSAKGGQPVVQLSSPQQHAAKNSPSTSGSKSASTNPYSSMPMPSILGQQPNMAHSGGKQQSHGPSLKQQQAFPQGHGHGHFFISNAFAPQGPPQHVNAGAGAGLYQKRSADKTQQQQQQQQNAVSGSSAMLSLGSMSMSTSAVPADAGKAHSAAGSNMKANLHPAPGGFMHLATAGQSASGSPHSHLSAAQLTFSMPMPVKPTSDQKPAAGK, encoded by the exons ATGGAGCGGATCCGGGAAGGAAGGAGGGCCGCACTGGCCATGTCCGGCGGGGCGCCTCCGCCGCGGCGCCGGCTCAGGAGCAACGGCGGCGGCGTCTCCGGCGGCGCGGGGCCGAGGGACTCGCCTCGGTCCGAGAGGAGGCGGGGGGACCGCCTCATGCTCAACGGCAACGGCCGCGACGACGGCGACGACACCTCCGACGacagcctcggcgacgacgacgacgacccCGACGAGGAGCTCGCCGCCTCCGCGCCCAGGTTCCCGTCGGTGCAGCGCCGGTCACCCAGCACGGCGCCTCCGCCGTCCCCGCCACAGCCTGGCGCCGCGCACCAtcacagcagcagcagcagcggcggcggcggcggcggttacaacaaccaccaccaccacggccCGCAGTCGATGCACCGGAAGGGGGGCTCCAATCCCAAGGGCCCCATAGTGTGGAAGGCCGCCGACGAAATGATCGGCGTTCCAGTCCCGAGGAAGGCGCGCTCAG CTTCTACCAAGAGGTCTTCGCACGAGTGGACAGGCCCCGGCGgtgggagcggcggcggcgccgcTGTAGACGGCTCGCAGATCCAGCGGCCTTCTTCACGGCCGATCTCGCCGGCTTCCACATCGGCCACCGCCCCTGCTCGGAAAAAGCTG AAAACACTTGGCGGCGGTGGGAGCAGCGGCGGTTCTGGGCCTGTACCGAAGCAGCGGCCGTCGCCGGCTTCAGCTCCTTCGGCAGCCCCGCCTCAGCCGCCACCAGCAAAGATTTCCAAGTCGCCATCGTTCATTCAGGAGGAGATCGAGGTCGCCGAGGTGCTATTTGGCCTGACGCGGCAGTTCCCCTGCCCTCCCAAGCAGGAGAACATGAACCACAAGCCGGAGCCCAAGGACGCGCCGGAGGCCAAGTCCGGGAACTCTTCGCCGGCTCCGTCGTCATCTGTCGTCCGGCCGGCAGATTCAGCCTCTCTCACCACTATAG CCCCAAAGAGGAAGCGGCCACGGCTCGCCAAGTACGACAACGAGAACCGCCCGGCGAGCCCAGCAAAACCGGACACGGCAGAGCCGCCCGCAAGGCCGGAAGTGCTTCCGGTGGCAAGATCAGATGCGAAGCCGTCCGTGTCGGCTGTGGCCGAAAGTGTCGccagcaccgccgccgccgccgccaccgctggcgcgCAGCAGGAGGCTACCCGGGAGCCAGAGAAGAGGGAGGACCACAGAGGAAGAGATCCAGAGCTCCGGGCCAGTGAATCAGATCGACGGGATCCCGGGCCCGAGAGCAGCCGGGCCGAGCCGCCGGCAGCAGCAGTCAAGCCCGACGGCGAGGCTGCTGCGCCGGTCGGCTCTGAGGCCAGGAATGGGGAGGCCACCACCGCGACAAAGAG TGAGCTGGCATCCGATGGCGCTCGGCAAGAAAAGTTTTGCATTGATCTCATG GCTCCCCCTCCTGGGAAGCTATCTCCTGATAGAGATGGCTCTTCCGACCCTGATGCGGATAAGAAGGGATTGGATTCTGAGATGGACGTG GCCGGGAGAGGAAATTCTGAAAAGAAAGATGGCGAGAGGACCCGGAGAGGCCTGGAGATCAATCTGGAGGACGAGAAGGCGCAAAGGATTCCGGCGGAGGAGCTTGCTCCAAAGAAGCTCACTCTGCAGCTTGATTTGGAGAAGCCTAGCCAAGGGGACGAAAAGTCGCCATCTGAGCGCAGACAGCCGCCATTGCCGCCACCGCAGCAGCAGCAACACAAGCCCTCAAAGTCCGAGGTCAAGCATGAGAAATCAC CTCTACCTGCTGCTTCACCGCCTATGCCAATGACCGTAGGCGGCTGGATGGGGACTTTCCCACCTTTTAG TTACATTGCTCCTGTTCCTGGACTATCagctcctgggcttcatcatCCTATGGACATCAAGCCAGGGACTTCTGCTGGATTACAG CATCCTGCATTGCCTCCACTGCCAGTACGCCCCAAGCGCTGCGCTACACATTGTTACATCGCACAGCAGATCCAATACCACCAGCGAATTACAAAGATGAACTCTTTCTGGCCCACAACAGCGGCtgccgctgctgccgccgccgccacaagATCTGCACCATTCTTTGGTCCAAGAGGACCATTCAACATGGGCGTCGTTCCACCTGCGGAGGCTGCCTCCCTTCTCGCGAACCCAATGCAGGGGAGCTACCCTGTTCGGGCACACGCCCCGCTGCAAGAAACTAAGGCATCTTCAATGGTGCCTTCTCCTTTCCAGGGGAGCCTCTCCAAGGATAAAGCGGCATCCAGCAGTGCCAGTGTTGCTGAATCAAACCAAAGGAAGCAACCTCCAGCTCTTGAAGCGCAGCAGTCCTCTCCCATGCCACCAAACATGATG caagcgCCAACATTCATCTTTCCATTCAACCAACATGCTGCAGCAGTAGCAGCTGCAACTGCCGCTGCCAATCGAATGGGAGATACAAAATCTTCTGGCACCAGCAGTGCGATGCCATCATCTGCCACTGCCCACGCTTCAGCAGCACACGCTGGTGCATCGGCCATGAACTTGAGCTTTGCCAACTTGCAGCCGGGTGATGCCCAGTTCTTGGCCATCTTACAGAACGGCTACCCATTCCAGCTCGCTGCTGCTCATGCTGGAGGAGCTCCATCATATCGAGGCATGGCACCACCAGGCCCAGGTGTACCGTATTTCAACGGGCATGTCTACTCTCCCCACATGTTGAACCCATCACAGCAGCAAGGTACGCAGCAACAAAATCATCAGAAAAACTCAATGCCAAGCTTGTCTGGTTCCTCTCAGAAGCATCAGCCACAACAATCACAAGGGTTGCTGGGATATGCACCAAATGCTaatgctgctgctgccgctgccgcAGCAGCCGCTGCCAACAGTTCCCAGAGCTATTCGAGCGGCAACCAGCGTCCTGTTCTTCTACATGGCCTCGCTCACCGACAGGATCCAGACAAGACTCTGCAAGATGGCCAGTCAAGTGATGACAAGTCTTCACACCATCAGAAGGGTGGGCATGAACATAATTTTGCTATTCCAATGCATCTTCCAAATTTTGCGTTGATGCCATCTGCTGGCAATCAGAGTGAGAAGAAATCGAATGATCACCACCAGCAGCCACCAACCAGTCGAGGCCAGGGGGTTCGAATTGATCTTGCTTCATCTCAGCCTTTTGTGATGCCCTTTGGTTCCATTGGCGCTCCTGGTTCTGCTCCAAATGGTCTTGACTTCTCGTCATTGGCACAGAACCATCCGCTTTTCCAGAGCCATCAAGAAGCAGGCCGGCATGGTTACCCTCAGCTCAATTTTGCTTCAGCCCAGTCTGTTCAAGGTGCACAGCATAAACCCCAGCATCAAAATGCTGCAGAAGCTAAATCTGTGGCTGGGGATTCATCTTCAACGCCAAGTGCTGGAGATAATGAGAGAAAGAAATCTGCATCTGCAAAGTACCCGAGTGATTCACAGCAGCATTCTCTTTCTTTCTCTAAGCCAGAAAACAAGTCTTTTATGCACCCTTTCCTTGGTAGCAGTGCTAATGAACCCTCAGTCCGCACTTTGAGCCTTATTGGTGCGGAATCTTCGAATGCCTTTGGGTTAGGCAGCAGCAAATCTTCAAGTGCTTCTACTGCAGCAGCTACGTCAGCTGCAGCCCCATCTGCACCGACCATGtcccagcagcagcaacagcagcaaaTTCAGCTGCAGCTGCACCAACACCATCAGCACCAGATGCAGCAACAAttccagcagcagcaacagcagcagcagcagcaactccagcagcagcagcaacagcagcaactccagcagcagcagcaacagcagcaactccagcagcagcagcaacagcagcagcagcaacaacaacagcagcagcaccAGCAACATATGTTAcagcttcagaaacagcagcagcaacagcaattGTTTCAAAATCATCTGAACTCTCGCCCCAGGTCTGCTGCTCCGAGTAATGCAAGTGGATACTCTGACCGTTTGAGTGCGACGAACTTTCAGAATTTAATGTATCCATCAAGCGCTTCTCAAGGCGGAGTTCCTGGTCAATCACCTCAATTGAAGGCATCGTCGTCGATGAGAGTGTCAGCTCCACCTTCAGCTGCTTCTGTCCCTGCTGCATCCTCGCCTTCTAATTTGATTATGATGAAGAACAGTGGTCTCCATCAACAAGCAAAAGCTCTGCAGGCTCTCTCCACCCCGAATCACCAGTCACAAAGCATGAGTTCGTCGAAGATTGGCCACTCCCTTACTAATCTTTCTACTGGAGGAGCAGGGGACCTATCTCGATCTTCAAATGCTCCGGTTGCTTCTGGTTCGCCATCTAACTCGGTCTCCAAAAGTACTGGTGGTAGCCCACCTGCATCTGGAAGTGCGAAGGGTGGCCAGCCAGTTGTCCAATTGTCATCACCTCAACAACATGCAGCAAAGAACTCTCCTTCAACTTCTGGATCCAAGTCAGCTTCAACAAATCCCTACAGCAGTATGCCTATGCCATCGATCCTTGGTCAGCAACCAAACATGGCTCACTCTGGTGGTAAGCAGCAGTCACATGGACCCTCATTGAAACAACAGCAGGCGTTCCCACAAGGCCATGGCCACGGCCATTTCTTCATCTCCAATGCCTTTGCGCCACAAGGTCCGCCTCAGCATGTAAATGCTGGAGCTGGTGCTGGCCTCTACCAAAAGCGCTCGGCTGACAAgacgcagcagcagcagcagcagcagcagaatGCTGTCTCTGGTTCGTCTGCGATGCTCTCTCTTGGTTCCATGTCGATGTCCACATCTGCGGTTCCAGCCGATGCGGGGAAGGCTCATAGTGCAGCTGGCAGTAACATGAAGGCCAATCTTCATCCAGCGCCTGGTGGTTTTATGCACCTTGCGACAGCGGGGCAATCTGCGAGTGGTTCGCCTCACTCTCACCTTTCAGCGGCACAATTGACGTTTTCAATGCCAATGCCCGTAAAGCCTACCAGTGATCAGAAGCCTGCTGCTG GTAAGTAA
- the LOC125536552 gene encoding protein TIME FOR COFFEE isoform X1 encodes MERIREGRRAALAMSGGAPPPRRRLRSNGGGVSGGAGPRDSPRSERRRGDRLMLNGNGRDDGDDTSDDSLGDDDDDPDEELAASAPRFPSVQRRSPSTAPPPSPPQPGAAHHHSSSSSGGGGGGYNNHHHHGPQSMHRKGGSNPKGPIVWKAADEMIGVPVPRKARSASTKRSSHEWTGPGGGSGGGAAVDGSQIQRPSSRPISPASTSATAPARKKLKTLGGGGSSGGSGPVPKQRPSPASAPSAAPPQPPPAKISKSPSFIQEEIEVAEVLFGLTRQFPCPPKQENMNHKPEPKDAPEAKSGNSSPAPSSSVVRPADSASLTTIAPKRKRPRLAKYDNENRPASPAKPDTAEPPARPEVLPVARSDAKPSVSAVAESVASTAAAAATAGAQQEATREPEKREDHRGRDPELRASESDRRDPGPESSRAEPPAAAVKPDGEAAAPVGSEARNGEATTATKSELASDGARQEKFCIDLMAPPPGKLSPDRDGSSDPDADKKGLDSEMDVAGRGNSEKKDGERTRRGLEINLEDEKAQRIPAEELAPKKLTLQLDLEKPSQGDEKSPSERRQPPLPPPQQQQHKPSKSEVKHEKSPLPAASPPMPMTVGGWMGTFPPFSYIAPVPGLSAPGLHHPMDIKPGTSAGLQHPALPPLPVRPKRCATHCYIAQQIQYHQRITKMNSFWPTTAAAAAAAAATRSAPFFGPRGPFNMGVVPPAEAASLLANPMQGSYPVRAHAPLQETKASSMVPSPFQGSLSKDKAASSSASVAESNQRKQPPALEAQQSSPMPPNMMQAPTFIFPFNQHAAAVAAATAAANRMGDTKSSGTSSAMPSSATAHASAAHAGASAMNLSFANLQPGDAQFLAILQNGYPFQLAAAHAGGAPSYRGMAPPGPGVPYFNGHVYSPHMLNPSQQQGTQQQNHQKNSMPSLSGSSQKHQPQQSQGLLGYAPNANAAAAAAAAAAANSSQSYSSGNQRPVLLHGLAHRQDPDKTLQDGQSSDDKSSHHQKGGHEHNFAIPMHLPNFALMPSAGNQSEKKSNDHHQQPPTSRGQGVRIDLASSQPFVMPFGSIGAPGSAPNGLDFSSLAQNHPLFQSHQEAGRHGYPQLNFASAQSVQGAQHKPQHQNAAEAKSVAGDSSSTPSAGDNERKKSASAKYPSDSQQHSLSFSKPENKSFMHPFLGSSANEPSVRTLSLIGAESSNAFGLGSSKSSSASTAAATSAAAPSAPTMSQQQQQQQIQLQLHQHHQHQMQQQFQQQQQQQQQQLQQQQQQQQLQQQQQQQQLQQQQQQQQQQQQQQQHQQHMLQLQKQQQQQQLFQNHLNSRPRSAAPSNASGYSDRLSATNFQNLMYPSSASQGGVPGQSPQLKASSSMRVSAPPSAASVPAASSPSNLIMMKNSGLHQQAKALQALSTPNHQSQSMSSSKIGHSLTNLSTGGAGDLSRSSNAPVASGSPSNSVSKSTGGSPPASGSAKGGQPVVQLSSPQQHAAKNSPSTSGSKSASTNPYSSMPMPSILGQQPNMAHSGGKQQSHGPSLKQQQAFPQGHGHGHFFISNAFAPQGPPQHVNAGAGAGLYQKRSADKTQQQQQQQQNAVSGSSAMLSLGSMSMSTSAVPADAGKAHSAAGSNMKANLHPAPGGFMHLATAGQSASGSPHSHLSAAQLTFSMPMPVKPTSDQKPAAGNGPLSILVSPADVVPCTATI; translated from the exons ATGGAGCGGATCCGGGAAGGAAGGAGGGCCGCACTGGCCATGTCCGGCGGGGCGCCTCCGCCGCGGCGCCGGCTCAGGAGCAACGGCGGCGGCGTCTCCGGCGGCGCGGGGCCGAGGGACTCGCCTCGGTCCGAGAGGAGGCGGGGGGACCGCCTCATGCTCAACGGCAACGGCCGCGACGACGGCGACGACACCTCCGACGacagcctcggcgacgacgacgacgacccCGACGAGGAGCTCGCCGCCTCCGCGCCCAGGTTCCCGTCGGTGCAGCGCCGGTCACCCAGCACGGCGCCTCCGCCGTCCCCGCCACAGCCTGGCGCCGCGCACCAtcacagcagcagcagcagcggcggcggcggcggcggttacaacaaccaccaccaccacggccCGCAGTCGATGCACCGGAAGGGGGGCTCCAATCCCAAGGGCCCCATAGTGTGGAAGGCCGCCGACGAAATGATCGGCGTTCCAGTCCCGAGGAAGGCGCGCTCAG CTTCTACCAAGAGGTCTTCGCACGAGTGGACAGGCCCCGGCGgtgggagcggcggcggcgccgcTGTAGACGGCTCGCAGATCCAGCGGCCTTCTTCACGGCCGATCTCGCCGGCTTCCACATCGGCCACCGCCCCTGCTCGGAAAAAGCTG AAAACACTTGGCGGCGGTGGGAGCAGCGGCGGTTCTGGGCCTGTACCGAAGCAGCGGCCGTCGCCGGCTTCAGCTCCTTCGGCAGCCCCGCCTCAGCCGCCACCAGCAAAGATTTCCAAGTCGCCATCGTTCATTCAGGAGGAGATCGAGGTCGCCGAGGTGCTATTTGGCCTGACGCGGCAGTTCCCCTGCCCTCCCAAGCAGGAGAACATGAACCACAAGCCGGAGCCCAAGGACGCGCCGGAGGCCAAGTCCGGGAACTCTTCGCCGGCTCCGTCGTCATCTGTCGTCCGGCCGGCAGATTCAGCCTCTCTCACCACTATAG CCCCAAAGAGGAAGCGGCCACGGCTCGCCAAGTACGACAACGAGAACCGCCCGGCGAGCCCAGCAAAACCGGACACGGCAGAGCCGCCCGCAAGGCCGGAAGTGCTTCCGGTGGCAAGATCAGATGCGAAGCCGTCCGTGTCGGCTGTGGCCGAAAGTGTCGccagcaccgccgccgccgccgccaccgctggcgcgCAGCAGGAGGCTACCCGGGAGCCAGAGAAGAGGGAGGACCACAGAGGAAGAGATCCAGAGCTCCGGGCCAGTGAATCAGATCGACGGGATCCCGGGCCCGAGAGCAGCCGGGCCGAGCCGCCGGCAGCAGCAGTCAAGCCCGACGGCGAGGCTGCTGCGCCGGTCGGCTCTGAGGCCAGGAATGGGGAGGCCACCACCGCGACAAAGAG TGAGCTGGCATCCGATGGCGCTCGGCAAGAAAAGTTTTGCATTGATCTCATG GCTCCCCCTCCTGGGAAGCTATCTCCTGATAGAGATGGCTCTTCCGACCCTGATGCGGATAAGAAGGGATTGGATTCTGAGATGGACGTG GCCGGGAGAGGAAATTCTGAAAAGAAAGATGGCGAGAGGACCCGGAGAGGCCTGGAGATCAATCTGGAGGACGAGAAGGCGCAAAGGATTCCGGCGGAGGAGCTTGCTCCAAAGAAGCTCACTCTGCAGCTTGATTTGGAGAAGCCTAGCCAAGGGGACGAAAAGTCGCCATCTGAGCGCAGACAGCCGCCATTGCCGCCACCGCAGCAGCAGCAACACAAGCCCTCAAAGTCCGAGGTCAAGCATGAGAAATCAC CTCTACCTGCTGCTTCACCGCCTATGCCAATGACCGTAGGCGGCTGGATGGGGACTTTCCCACCTTTTAG TTACATTGCTCCTGTTCCTGGACTATCagctcctgggcttcatcatCCTATGGACATCAAGCCAGGGACTTCTGCTGGATTACAG CATCCTGCATTGCCTCCACTGCCAGTACGCCCCAAGCGCTGCGCTACACATTGTTACATCGCACAGCAGATCCAATACCACCAGCGAATTACAAAGATGAACTCTTTCTGGCCCACAACAGCGGCtgccgctgctgccgccgccgccacaagATCTGCACCATTCTTTGGTCCAAGAGGACCATTCAACATGGGCGTCGTTCCACCTGCGGAGGCTGCCTCCCTTCTCGCGAACCCAATGCAGGGGAGCTACCCTGTTCGGGCACACGCCCCGCTGCAAGAAACTAAGGCATCTTCAATGGTGCCTTCTCCTTTCCAGGGGAGCCTCTCCAAGGATAAAGCGGCATCCAGCAGTGCCAGTGTTGCTGAATCAAACCAAAGGAAGCAACCTCCAGCTCTTGAAGCGCAGCAGTCCTCTCCCATGCCACCAAACATGATG caagcgCCAACATTCATCTTTCCATTCAACCAACATGCTGCAGCAGTAGCAGCTGCAACTGCCGCTGCCAATCGAATGGGAGATACAAAATCTTCTGGCACCAGCAGTGCGATGCCATCATCTGCCACTGCCCACGCTTCAGCAGCACACGCTGGTGCATCGGCCATGAACTTGAGCTTTGCCAACTTGCAGCCGGGTGATGCCCAGTTCTTGGCCATCTTACAGAACGGCTACCCATTCCAGCTCGCTGCTGCTCATGCTGGAGGAGCTCCATCATATCGAGGCATGGCACCACCAGGCCCAGGTGTACCGTATTTCAACGGGCATGTCTACTCTCCCCACATGTTGAACCCATCACAGCAGCAAGGTACGCAGCAACAAAATCATCAGAAAAACTCAATGCCAAGCTTGTCTGGTTCCTCTCAGAAGCATCAGCCACAACAATCACAAGGGTTGCTGGGATATGCACCAAATGCTaatgctgctgctgccgctgccgcAGCAGCCGCTGCCAACAGTTCCCAGAGCTATTCGAGCGGCAACCAGCGTCCTGTTCTTCTACATGGCCTCGCTCACCGACAGGATCCAGACAAGACTCTGCAAGATGGCCAGTCAAGTGATGACAAGTCTTCACACCATCAGAAGGGTGGGCATGAACATAATTTTGCTATTCCAATGCATCTTCCAAATTTTGCGTTGATGCCATCTGCTGGCAATCAGAGTGAGAAGAAATCGAATGATCACCACCAGCAGCCACCAACCAGTCGAGGCCAGGGGGTTCGAATTGATCTTGCTTCATCTCAGCCTTTTGTGATGCCCTTTGGTTCCATTGGCGCTCCTGGTTCTGCTCCAAATGGTCTTGACTTCTCGTCATTGGCACAGAACCATCCGCTTTTCCAGAGCCATCAAGAAGCAGGCCGGCATGGTTACCCTCAGCTCAATTTTGCTTCAGCCCAGTCTGTTCAAGGTGCACAGCATAAACCCCAGCATCAAAATGCTGCAGAAGCTAAATCTGTGGCTGGGGATTCATCTTCAACGCCAAGTGCTGGAGATAATGAGAGAAAGAAATCTGCATCTGCAAAGTACCCGAGTGATTCACAGCAGCATTCTCTTTCTTTCTCTAAGCCAGAAAACAAGTCTTTTATGCACCCTTTCCTTGGTAGCAGTGCTAATGAACCCTCAGTCCGCACTTTGAGCCTTATTGGTGCGGAATCTTCGAATGCCTTTGGGTTAGGCAGCAGCAAATCTTCAAGTGCTTCTACTGCAGCAGCTACGTCAGCTGCAGCCCCATCTGCACCGACCATGtcccagcagcagcaacagcagcaaaTTCAGCTGCAGCTGCACCAACACCATCAGCACCAGATGCAGCAACAAttccagcagcagcaacagcagcagcagcagcaactccagcagcagcagcaacagcagcaactccagcagcagcagcaacagcagcaactccagcagcagcagcaacagcagcagcagcaacaacaacagcagcagcaccAGCAACATATGTTAcagcttcagaaacagcagcagcaacagcaattGTTTCAAAATCATCTGAACTCTCGCCCCAGGTCTGCTGCTCCGAGTAATGCAAGTGGATACTCTGACCGTTTGAGTGCGACGAACTTTCAGAATTTAATGTATCCATCAAGCGCTTCTCAAGGCGGAGTTCCTGGTCAATCACCTCAATTGAAGGCATCGTCGTCGATGAGAGTGTCAGCTCCACCTTCAGCTGCTTCTGTCCCTGCTGCATCCTCGCCTTCTAATTTGATTATGATGAAGAACAGTGGTCTCCATCAACAAGCAAAAGCTCTGCAGGCTCTCTCCACCCCGAATCACCAGTCACAAAGCATGAGTTCGTCGAAGATTGGCCACTCCCTTACTAATCTTTCTACTGGAGGAGCAGGGGACCTATCTCGATCTTCAAATGCTCCGGTTGCTTCTGGTTCGCCATCTAACTCGGTCTCCAAAAGTACTGGTGGTAGCCCACCTGCATCTGGAAGTGCGAAGGGTGGCCAGCCAGTTGTCCAATTGTCATCACCTCAACAACATGCAGCAAAGAACTCTCCTTCAACTTCTGGATCCAAGTCAGCTTCAACAAATCCCTACAGCAGTATGCCTATGCCATCGATCCTTGGTCAGCAACCAAACATGGCTCACTCTGGTGGTAAGCAGCAGTCACATGGACCCTCATTGAAACAACAGCAGGCGTTCCCACAAGGCCATGGCCACGGCCATTTCTTCATCTCCAATGCCTTTGCGCCACAAGGTCCGCCTCAGCATGTAAATGCTGGAGCTGGTGCTGGCCTCTACCAAAAGCGCTCGGCTGACAAgacgcagcagcagcagcagcagcagcagaatGCTGTCTCTGGTTCGTCTGCGATGCTCTCTCTTGGTTCCATGTCGATGTCCACATCTGCGGTTCCAGCCGATGCGGGGAAGGCTCATAGTGCAGCTGGCAGTAACATGAAGGCCAATCTTCATCCAGCGCCTGGTGGTTTTATGCACCTTGCGACAGCGGGGCAATCTGCGAGTGGTTCGCCTCACTCTCACCTTTCAGCGGCACAATTGACGTTTTCAATGCCAATGCCCGTAAAGCCTACCAGTGATCAGAAGCCTGCTGCTGGTAATGGACCTCTATCCATACTTGTATCCCCTGCAGACGTTGTTCCATGTACCGCCACCATATAA